From the Rhinoderma darwinii isolate aRhiDar2 chromosome 12, aRhiDar2.hap1, whole genome shotgun sequence genome, one window contains:
- the LOC142665192 gene encoding uncharacterized protein LOC142665192 isoform X2 — translation MAQVRQSPPTDMERSMEKIITVFQRYSGKEGSQASMNFKEFENFMKTELSSFTKNQKDPNVLQKMMNSVDGGIDGKKDKEMDFQEFLNLIGGIMVACHDALSKCPPAKKNPVAATPPTEMESSMETIIRVFQHYAGKKGDKDQMNYTEFESFMKTELKSFTDNQKDPNIVRKLMESVDGAVDGKQDRELNFQEFMNLIGGIMVACHSALMSHLKRV, via the exons ATG GCACAAGTCAGGCAGAGTCCTCCGACCGACATGGAGCGCTCCATGGAGAAGATCATCACCGTCTTCCAGAGATACTCCGGCAAGGAGGGGAGCCAGGCCTCCATGAACTTCAAAGAGTTTGAGAACTTCATGAAAACTGAGCTGAGCTCCTTCACCAAA AACCAGAAGGATCCGAACGTCCTGCAGAAGATGATGAACTCCGTGGATGGCGGGATTGACGGAAAGAAGGACAAGGAGATGGATTTCCAGGAGTTCCTCAACCTCATCGGGGGGATTATGGTGGCTTGTCACGACGCCCTGTCCAAGTGCCCTCCAGCCAAAAAG AATCCAGTGGCTGCCACCCCTCCCACAGAGATGGAATCTTCCATGGAAACCATCATCCGGGTCTTCCAGCACTACGCCGGCAAGAAAGGGGACAAGGACCAGATGAATTATACGGAGTTCGAATCTTTCATGAAAACCGAGCTGAAATCCTTCACCGAT AACCAGAAGGACCCGAACATTGTCCGCAAGTTGATGGAGTCGGTGGATGGAGCTGTGGATGGTAAACAGGATCGGGAGCTGAATTTCCAGGAGTTCATGAACCTGATTGGTGGGATTATGGTGGCTTGTCACTCCGCTCTGATGAGTCACCTGAAGAGGGTGTGA
- the LOC142665192 gene encoding uncharacterized protein LOC142665192 isoform X1, with protein MHDGVEADWGELRATESTTTFSSRVAECLRGYEDAGKAIRKLQEELKAARVRSHVTSGAKRLVVMATIRDLKSEVDALKEKRTFILENSGPFKEKLLNDDRFRAMKGVCDPGKQTDDEGEEEEMCPGASGQRSTCSELPAEQVALPMDSSSAGEGDTCDQDISSSNSGGRLMAEIRQLQSPVSLQHFSFGADLGPEENVNAKRAAKRKARRRLKSRKAGKIVEEAQVRQSPPTDMERSMEKIITVFQRYSGKEGSQASMNFKEFENFMKTELSSFTKNQKDPNVLQKMMNSVDGGIDGKKDKEMDFQEFLNLIGGIMVACHDALSKCPPAKKNPVAATPPTEMESSMETIIRVFQHYAGKKGDKDQMNYTEFESFMKTELKSFTDNQKDPNIVRKLMESVDGAVDGKQDRELNFQEFMNLIGGIMVACHSALMSHLKRV; from the exons atgcatgatggtgtggaggcagattggggtgaactacgtgccacggagtcaacaaccacctttagctcccgtgttgcggagtgcctccgtgggtatgaggacgccgggaaggccattcggaagctccaggaggagctgaaagcagcccgggttcggtcgcacgtcacttctggagcaaagaggttggtagtaatggcgactatcagggatctcaaatctgaggtggatgccctgaaagaaaaacgcacgtttattttggagaatagtggacctttcaaggagaaactccttaatgatgatcggttccgggcaatgaagggtgtctgtgaccctggaaagcagacagatgatgagggtgaggaggaggaaatgtgtCCGGGTGCGTCTGGCCAGCGGAGCACgtgcagcgagctgcctgcagagcaagtggctttacccatggactccagctcagccggtgagggggacacctgtgaccaggacatcagcagcagcaattcaggtgggaggctgatggcggaaatacggcagctccagtctccggtgagcctgcagcatttttcttttggcgcggacttgggtccagaggagaatgttaatgccaagcgcgcagcaaagcgcaaagcccggcggcgactaaaatccagaaaggctggaaaaatcgtggaggag GCACAAGTCAGGCAGAGTCCTCCGACCGACATGGAGCGCTCCATGGAGAAGATCATCACCGTCTTCCAGAGATACTCCGGCAAGGAGGGGAGCCAGGCCTCCATGAACTTCAAAGAGTTTGAGAACTTCATGAAAACTGAGCTGAGCTCCTTCACCAAA AACCAGAAGGATCCGAACGTCCTGCAGAAGATGATGAACTCCGTGGATGGCGGGATTGACGGAAAGAAGGACAAGGAGATGGATTTCCAGGAGTTCCTCAACCTCATCGGGGGGATTATGGTGGCTTGTCACGACGCCCTGTCCAAGTGCCCTCCAGCCAAAAAG AATCCAGTGGCTGCCACCCCTCCCACAGAGATGGAATCTTCCATGGAAACCATCATCCGGGTCTTCCAGCACTACGCCGGCAAGAAAGGGGACAAGGACCAGATGAATTATACGGAGTTCGAATCTTTCATGAAAACCGAGCTGAAATCCTTCACCGAT AACCAGAAGGACCCGAACATTGTCCGCAAGTTGATGGAGTCGGTGGATGGAGCTGTGGATGGTAAACAGGATCGGGAGCTGAATTTCCAGGAGTTCATGAACCTGATTGGTGGGATTATGGTGGCTTGTCACTCCGCTCTGATGAGTCACCTGAAGAGGGTGTGA